In Candidatus Wallbacteria bacterium, a single genomic region encodes these proteins:
- a CDS encoding O-antigen ligase family protein, translating into MFVFPKRVFCCIFISITLISMLMKNFRKTEIVLHYDPRVLSCLLIFVLVLIYGIMISRMVNSVETAAVLIPWLLLFLCLHVSGWEIQAEVVFFRIAALVSLAACCYGILQNLGFDWFPVDFPDYLTEKRIFSTLGNKNFLSSFLSMNLFTFFYLKGRWKMLIIIPLCSISWWLCREAMLMAVIELTAAPFFFGFYDKKRLAGIALFFLILWSGILSYRYGQARQLQTPVQEGRYTTSYQQRLLIWESGFEMLKQHPFGVGLSNFRNFYFVFQGKLASRNRAFAPYVCNAEYAHNEYLQALCEFGVIPGLLLIICLLYPGYLLWIRGSPLFLPVAALAAAAILSFPIHLPATGAYFLIYAGLGLSSQSREFRLNLNPQLKLLAAILIFYLSFLILFQTTQLVSGIYLKKALAGEEKCFRKAYNCFPGDERLNYEIGMYFMQRSRFREAIPFFSYSARLSYEPSRIFELGLAYYQLGEKKIAEINFSRVLELDPYHYYAHQYLGSIMEEAGDSEGAAREFGFCGEIIREKLWRF; encoded by the coding sequence ATGTTTGTTTTTCCGAAGCGCGTTTTCTGCTGCATCTTTATTTCCATCACTCTGATCAGCATGCTGATGAAAAATTTCCGGAAAACAGAAATAGTCCTGCATTATGACCCGAGGGTTCTGAGTTGTCTTCTGATTTTTGTCTTAGTGCTGATTTACGGGATCATGATCAGCAGGATGGTCAACAGCGTGGAAACTGCGGCAGTCCTGATCCCCTGGCTTTTATTGTTCCTCTGCCTGCATGTTTCCGGGTGGGAGATCCAAGCTGAGGTGGTTTTTTTCAGGATCGCCGCTCTGGTCAGCCTTGCGGCCTGCTGCTATGGGATTCTGCAGAATCTGGGATTTGACTGGTTTCCAGTCGATTTTCCTGACTATCTGACTGAAAAACGGATCTTCTCCACTCTAGGCAACAAGAACTTTCTCAGTAGTTTTTTGAGCATGAATCTGTTCACCTTTTTTTACCTCAAGGGCAGATGGAAAATGCTGATTATTATCCCTCTCTGCTCGATTTCCTGGTGGCTGTGCAGGGAAGCCATGCTGATGGCAGTGATAGAACTCACGGCAGCGCCTTTTTTCTTCGGCTTTTATGATAAAAAACGACTGGCAGGGATTGCGCTTTTTTTTCTGATCCTCTGGTCCGGGATTCTGAGCTATAGATACGGTCAGGCAAGGCAATTGCAGACTCCGGTCCAGGAAGGGCGCTATACCACCAGTTATCAGCAGAGACTTCTGATCTGGGAGTCGGGCTTTGAAATGCTTAAACAGCACCCGTTCGGGGTCGGTCTGTCCAATTTCAGGAATTTCTATTTTGTCTTTCAGGGAAAACTTGCCTCAAGGAACAGGGCTTTCGCCCCTTATGTCTGCAATGCCGAATATGCTCACAATGAGTATCTTCAGGCCCTCTGTGAATTCGGCGTGATCCCGGGCCTGCTCCTGATCATCTGCCTGCTGTATCCGGGCTACCTGCTGTGGATCCGGGGTTCGCCGCTGTTTCTCCCTGTAGCAGCGCTGGCTGCAGCTGCAATTTTATCTTTCCCGATTCATCTACCAGCCACTGGCGCTTATTTTTTAATCTATGCCGGGCTTGGGCTTTCCAGCCAGAGTCGTGAGTTCAGGCTGAATCTTAATCCACAGCTTAAATTGCTGGCCGCGATCTTGATCTTCTACCTTTCCTTTCTGATACTGTTTCAGACAACCCAGCTCGTTTCCGGCATCTACCTGAAAAAAGCCCTGGCAGGGGAAGAGAAATGCTTCAGGAAGGCATACAACTGCTTTCCAGGAGATGAGAGGCTCAACTATGAAATAGGAATGTATTTCATGCAACGAAGCAGGTTCAGGGAAGCTATTCCTTTTTTTTCCTATTCAGCCAGGCTTTCCTACGAACCATCCAGGATTTTTGAGCTGGGACTGGCTTACTACCAGCTGGGGGAAAAGAAAATAGCGGAAATAAATTTTTCCAGGGTGCTGGAACTTGATCCATATCATTATTATGCACATCAATACCTGGGGTCTATAATGGAGGAGGCAGGTGACTCGGAGGGTGCTGCCCGGGAATTCGGATTCTGCGGTGAAATCATCCGGGAAAAACTATGGAGATTTTAG